From a single Notolabrus celidotus isolate fNotCel1 chromosome 7, fNotCel1.pri, whole genome shotgun sequence genomic region:
- the spag5 gene encoding sperm-associated antigen 5: protein MSSRKSNSSGEGLPLSKCGERTPLKSLENEMLHLSTPSSRFRSKSLLSTDVVKTVKGDSPLCDPEPNLLSPPSSKVIHTNDLPSDMITSHTACGVGNLTFKSFICPGGEVEIEGSSVCTEASIILPEDQAVKNPCETEDTFLFGSINVHSCSDHLEHPYYKPEMKDASLAEIDLAHFSDISDSGGFDDKHATEDSQTNMTWKSYVCEGGEVEVADVTRLEDETIPLPQEQIGEPFVDITVNQTNLSDCGQLFEAEHADHLYYSDEKAASDSAKPAHGLSDVTLKSFNCTGGEVEILEGSKLAEQTVPLPADQTATCSESYCYGNDPSILPSDQDVQEDNDHLDHPYFNIKKSLSTQSNDLSITQEPVSLDAVNEVKQISLVVSRQDTSTPGSSATVRMKAEQSNVTRLSLMTSSLCEDQAVISPPPDDKCVPNCVALNQIPDNNEQPNSFVENDEDMVDAEPQTKNSSTLTNTSLKALDNLSFNCQTSKNDSLHPEDSALLSMLHKSDSSDNSHPAALTETPVPAGVHASDLPLSSGSHGTSEAKDSALGSSNAPVLCDSADKPSENLSELLKVLSECPSVASALPFGILSPIVRRASLLLVKAHKKPEVDRFSFDDFALDGEKSFVAPVNLDPAGLWAEHLGSPMPRPLFNSTALGCKALPVQLTELAEDFEVKPFAVPQPEVEKPTLDTPLIPEGPLQQQLRQMAEFLFLASGKMGPAAVSAPICPPAAPTVLSATVTPAESHSVCVGTTPMKQIDHSVNTSGKFERKREFSVVDSCTLTDPLLWNVPPGSLESLPKQELEQRLRSSMIMVEALVQQLAAARTQPSVGPAPSDLREKLVQTDHTELSQTTMHRELYLEALSRIDELERDESSLLSLIQYMKDTKVTMTSLSYDTDAALTNMKQVEDVVRGHHQSLVSHYGQMTTIFEKAKTTQTAMMQKVKEAFHQRDDMKTQMEEAFSAKEAAFSAIEELRTHCATAISDLENTVGSHQELLAALNQTFPEQVALNRAYTEILDSASDVLSTTKEEQCSLMNELCTVRGLLQKAAPLLLKLNEKATAALRERDEYISERDQAVEEREQIAEEWNQANLNLHSAREEISDLNLQVTILTSEMGVLRQKLAERDEERGQLDRKVTELSATVSSSLASYTFLEQALAAETTKLQQSWKDIQLSKERANELEVSLAESEQRVCELSQALAQSEDQLSQLQALSQSQNMQIQQLQDVCTQLSGVREENEFLQMENELAREQTAESERMLRANLQGLRERNIQCEDLKGDLGQLQLENRNLQEELENTRSHTKTTQLELGERLAQAITEITLLHHTLRGVTSDLHAALTEQKPEPMKDNKCQPLYNTERRHPSSSFIDSIMVALTTEKDEDVIESHPGSATSSDMPEPQCETLFSETSAFTRIAAITPKKSLNAVEVEPEADEQSSEAELFADLSSTVTELVNNLKLLRERKDAQLEELHRTVCVLQGEQQAANSMHEDEVFELKHQLNRLNNQVEKGSQAMQQKAQDEKTVMKLMSEIQEAQDYLNKHKMENNEMRKEVVELRRSLQQSKVESQFLRGELRKAGGLSPDPAHFMEEKIQLLKEVERLKLSLQEVEQARAKLLDRAKRHQVIHQTNQQKSEKELQMLNNMINRVRETLLSLPEEVKKSEQLQQLVGYIG, encoded by the exons ATGTCTTCCAGGAAGTCAAATTCCAGTGGGGAAGGCTTG CCTTTGAGCAAATGTGGAGAGCGTACTCCTCTGAAAAGCCTAGAGAATGAAATGCTGCACCTGTCAACTCCATCATCAAGGTTCAGATCAAAGTCACTGCTCAGTACTGATGTAGTGAAAACAGTGAAG GGTGATTCTCCTCTCTGTGACCCAGAGCCCAACTTGCTATCTCCACCATCATCCAAAGTGATACATACCAATGATTTGCCAAGTGATATGATAACAAGTCACACAGCTTGTGGAGTtggaaatttaacatttaaatcctTCATCTGTCCTGGTGGGGAGGTTGAGATCGAAGGCTCTTCCGTGTGTACAGAAGCAAGTATTATTCTGCCTGAAGATCAGGCTGTGAAAAATCCTTGTGAAACAGAAGATACTTTCCTCTTTGGCAGCATTAATGTTCACTCATGCAGTGACCACTTAGAGCATCCCTATTACAAACCGGAGATGAAAGATGCTTCCTTAGCTGAAATCGACCTGGCACACTTTTCTGACATTTCAGACTCAGGAGGTTTTGATGATAAACACGCTACAGAAgattcacaaacaaacatgacctggAAATCTTatgtttgtgagggtggtgagGTTGAAGTTGCTGACGTTACCAGACTAGAAGATGAGACCATCCCTTTGCCGCAAGAGCAGATTGGAGAGCCTTTTGTAGACATCACTGTAAATCAAACAAATCTATCTGACTGTGGCCAGCTATTTGAAGCAGAGCATGCTGATCATCTCTACTACAGCGATGAAAAAGCAGCAAGTGATTCTGCAAAACCTGCTCATGGATTGAGTGATGTAACCCTCAAATCATTTAACTGTACTGGAGGTGAAGTTGAAATTTTAGAGGGCAGCAAACTTGCAGAGCAGACCGTTCCTCTACCAGCGGACCAAACTGCAACCTGCAGTGAGTCATACTGTTATGGTAATGATCCAAGCATATTACCTAGTGACCAGGATGTGCAAGAGGATAATGATCATTTGGACCATCCAtactttaatataaaaaaatcccTTTCTACCCAAAGCAATGACCTCTCCATTACACAGGAACCAGTCAGTCTTGATGCTGTGAATGAGGTTAAACAGATTAGCTTGGTGGTAAGTCGACAAGACACCAGTACACCTGGCTCTTCTGCTACTGTTAGAATGAAGGCTGAGCAATCCAATGTCACCCGATTGTCTCTCATGACGTCCTCTCTGTGTGAAGATCAGGCTGTGATTTCCCCACCACCAGATGACAAATGTGTGCCAAACTGTGTTGCACTGAATCAAATTCCAGATAACAATGAACAACCTAACAGCTTCGTGGAAAATGATGAAGATATGGTAGATGCTGAACCACAAACTAAAAATAGCTCTACACTTACCAACACATCTTTAAAGGCATTGGATAATTTATCTTTTAACTGTCAAACATCAAAAAATGACTCATTACACCCCGAGGACAGTGCATTGCTTTCAATGCTTCATAAAAGTGATTCTTCTGACAACAGCCATCCTGCAGCTTTGACAGAGACTCCTGTACCTGCAGGAGTGCATGCCTCTGACTTGCCTTTGAGCAGTGGATCTCATGGAACCAGTGAGGCAAAAGACAGCGCCCTTGGTTCATCCAACGCCCCTGTTCTGTGTGACTCTGCTGACAAACCTTCAGAAAACCTCTCTGAGCTTTTGAAAGTGCTGTCAGAGTGTCCCTCTGTTGCATCAGCTTTGCCTTTTGGAATACTCAGTCCTATTGTGAGGAGAGCCTCTCTGCTTCTAGTAAAGGCCCATAAGAAACCTGAAGTGGACAGATTTTCGTTTGATGATTTTGCTCTCGATGGCGAAAAGAGCTTTGTGGCTCCAGTTAACCTTGACCCCGCCGGTTTGTGGGCCGAGCACCTGGGGAGCCCCATGCCCCGACCTCTGTTTAACTCTACAGCACTGGGTTGCAAGGCCCTGCCAGTCCAACTCACTGAGCTAGCTGAAGATTTTGAAGTGAAGCCTTTTGCAGTGCCTCAACCTGAAGTAGAGAAACCAACCCTGGATACACCTTTGATTCCAGAGGGTCCCCTCCAACAGCAGCTCCGGCAGATGGCAGAGTTTCTCTTCTTAGCATCAGGAAAGATGGGTCCTGCTGCTGTCTCGGCTCCCATATGTCCTCCTGCTGCCCCCACAGTCTTGTCAGCAACAGTAACTCCTGCAGAATCCCACAGTGTCTGTGTGGGAACAACCCCCATGAAACAGATAGACCACAGCGTCAATACATCTGGCAAAtttgaaagaaagagggagttCTCTGTGGTTGATTCTTGCACTCTGACTGACCCTCTCCTGTGGAA TGTGCCTCCAGGAAGTCTGGAGAGTCTCCCCAAACAAGAGCTGGAGCAGAGGTTAAGGTCTAGTATGATCATGGTGGAGGCTCTGGTGCAGCAGTTGGCTGCAGCCAGGACACAGCCATCTGTAGGCCCTGCACCTTCAGACCTCCGGGAGAAACTAGTGCAAACAGACCACACTGAACTCAGTCAG ACCACAATGCACCGAGAGCTATATTTGGAGGCTCTGAGCAGGATTGATGAGTTGGAGCGGGACGAAAGTTCCCTGCTGAGCCTCATCCAGTATATGAAGGACACAAAGGTCACCATG ACTTCCTTAAGTTATGACACAGATGCTGCTCTCACCAACATGAAGCAAGTAGAGGATGTTGTCAGAGGGCACCATCAAAGCCTTGTTTCTCAT TATGGTCAGATGACAACTATATTTGAAAAAGCAAAGACAACACAGACTGCAATGATGCAGAAGGTCAAAGAGGCTTTTCATCAAAGAGATGATATGAAGACACAGATGGAGGAAGCCTTTTCAGCCAAAGAGGCG GCCTTCAGTGCGATCGAAGAGCTGAGGACTCACTGTGCCACAGCGATCTCAGATCTGGAGAACACCGTGGGATCTCATCAAGAACTCTTAGCTGCCCTGAACCAGACTTTCCCTGAACAG GTTGCATTAAACAGAGCTTACACTGAAATACTGGATTCTGCTTCTGATGTTTTATCAACAACAAAAGAGGAACAATGCAGTTTGATGAATGAA CTCTGCACAGTCAGAGGCCTCCTGCAGAAAGCTGCTCCCCTTCTTCTGAAGCTGAATGAGAAGGCAACTGCTGCTCTGAGAGAGCGGGATGAGTATATCTCTGAGAGAGACCAAGCTGTTGAAGAAAGAGAGCAG ATCGCAGAAGAATGGAACCAAGCTAACTTAAATCTCCACAGTGCCAGAGAAGAGATCAGTGATTTAAATCTGCAGGTGACAATCCTGACCTCAG AAATGGGTGTTCTGCGCCAGAAGCTTGCAGAAAGAGACGAAGAGAGGGGTCAGCTGGATAGGAaagtgacagagctgtctgcCACTGTTTCATCTAGTTTGGCCTCCTATACCTTCCTGGAGCAGGCCCTGGCTGCCGAGACAACAAA GTTGCAGCAGTCATGGAAGGACATACAGCTATCTAAGGAGCGAGCCAATGA GTTGGAGGTGTCGCTGGCTGAGTCGGagcagcgtgtgtgtgagttgaGTCAGGCTTTGGCTCAAAGCGAGGATCAGCTCAGTCAGCTGCAGGCCCTCTCACAGTCCCAGAACATGCAGATCCAGCAGCTCCAGGATGTTTGCACACAACTCAGTGGTGTCCGTGAGGAGAACGAG TTCTTACAGATGGAGAATGAGCTGGCGAGAGAGCAGACGGCTGAGAGTGAGCGTATGCTGAGAGCCAACCTGCAGGGGCTCAGGGAGAGGAACATCCAGTGTGAGGACCTCAAAGGAGATCTCGGTCAACTTCA GCTTGAGAACAGAAActtgcaggaggagctggaaaacacAAGGTCCCACACCAAGACAACCCAGCTGGAGCTGGGAGAGAGGCTGGCACAGGCCATCACTGAAATAACTTTATTACATCACACACTGCGAGGAGTGACCAGTGACCTGCATGCAGCTCTCACTGAACAG AAACCAGAACCAATGAAGGACAATAAATGTCAGCCACTTTACAACACGGAGCGCCGTCACCCCTCTAGCTCCTTCATCGACAGCATCATGGTTGCTTTGACCACTGAAAAAGATGAGGATGTCATAGAGTCACATCCTGGATCAG CCACCTCTTCAGACATGCCAGAGCCACAGTGTGAAACTTTGTTCAGCGAGACGAGCGCCTTCACCCGTATTGCAGCCATCACACCTAAAAAGAGTTTAAACGCAGTCGAGGTTGAACCCGAGGCGGACGAGCAGAGCAGCGAGGCAGAGCTGTTTGCTGACCTGAGCAGCACTGTCACAGAACTCGTCAACAACCTGAAGCTGCTGCGAGAGCGTAAAGATgctcagctggaggagctgcacaGAACTGT CTGTGTCCTGCAGGGGGAGCAGCAGGCTGCAAACAGCATGCACGAGGACGAGGTGTTTGAGTTGAAGCATCAACTTAACCGACTGAACAACCAGGTTGAGAAAGGCAGCCAGGCTATGCAGCAGAAAGCTCAG GATGAGAAAACCGTGATGAAGTTGATGTCAGAAATACAAGAGGCCCAGGACTAtctaaataaacacaagatGGAGAATAAT GAAATGCGAAAGGAGGTTGTCGAGCTCCGCCGTTCTCTCCAGCAGTCGAAGGTGGAGTCTCAGTTCCTTCGGGGAGAGTTGAGAAAGGCTGGTGGCCTCTCACCTGACCCCGCTCATTTCATGGAGGAGAAGATCCAGCTACTGAAAGAG GTGGAGAGACTGAAGTTGAGTCTGCAGGAGGTGGAGCAGGCCAGAGCGAAACTGCTTGATAGAGCAAAAAGACAT CAAGTCATCCACCAGACGAACCAGCAGAAAAGTGAGAAAGAGCTCCAGATGTTAAACAACATGATCAACAGAGTCAGAGAG ACCCTGCTGTCTTTGCCTGAGGAGGTGAAGAAATCtgagcagctccagcagcttgTTGGATACATTGGCTGA